GAAGATCGACGACTTCTCCGGGAGCCAGTACGGGATCCTGCCGCCGCAGTACGACGCGCTGAGCAACCGCACCGACCTGGTCACGGTCACCGTCGGCGGCAACGACGTGCAGCTGGTGCAGGCCGCGGTCTCCTGCCTGAACCTGCTGCCGGAACCGGTCGGCCGCTCCTGCGCGGACCGCTTCACCGCCGGTGGCCGCGACGAGCTGGGGGACCGGATCGCCGCGCTGACCGGGAAGGTGGACGGGATGCTGGAGCGCATCCAGCAGCGGGCGCCGAACGCCGAGGTGGTGGTCGTCGGCTACGGCACCTACCTGCGGCCCGGGGGCTGTTACCCGCACCAGCCGGTGTGGGCGCGGGACGCCGACTACATCCAGTCCAGTGTGGACAAACTGAGCGCGCTGCTGCGGGACCGCGCGCAGGCGCACGGCGCGCGCTTCGTGGACCTGGGGCCGGTCAGCCGCGGGCACGACATCTGCGCGGCGCCGGCGGACCGGTACTACGAGGGCGTCGTCCCGGCGTCGGCCGCCGCACCGCTGCACCCGAACGCCCAGGGCATGCGGGCGTTCGGGCACGCCGTGGCCGAGGCCGTGGCCTCCCGCGCGTCCTGACCCCGCTCAGGACGCCAGGTCCTCGGCGAGGATGGCGGAGAACGCCGCCTGCGCCCGCGCGTCGCCCAGCTCGCGCGCGAGGCCCAGGCCCAGCCGGGACAGCTCGGTGCGGGCGTCGCGGTCGCCGAGGCGGTGGTGGAAGCGCCCCAGCGACAGCGCCAGGTGGCAGGCCCGCGCGTGCTCCTGGCGCGCGACCGCCCGCTCCAGCACCCGGTGCAGGGTCGTCTCCTCGGTGCGGAACCAGGTCAGCGCCGACTGCGCGGTCCGCACCGCGGGCGCCTCGGTCGGCGGCGCCAGCCAGCGCGCGCAGTCCCCGAGGAACCGCAGACTGCGGTCGGTGACGTGCAGGTAGTGGTCGAGGAGCCGGGAGAAGGCGCGGTCCCGCTCCGCCGTCGTCTCGGTCGCGGCGACCTCGGTGGCGTAGAGCCGGACCAGGTCGGACCACCGGTAGCGGCCGTGCTCGGTCTCCTGCAGCAGGTGGATCGCCGCCAGCTGCTCCAGCCGCGCGCAGGTCTCCACCAGCGGGGTGTCCGCGAGCGCGGCGGCGGCGGAGCGCTCGACGCTGTCCCCCGGGTGCTCGCCCAGCAGCCGGAACAGCCGGGCCGTGCCCGGGTCGAGGCGGTGGTAGCTGGCGGCCAGGGCGGCGCGCACGCCTTCCCCGGAGTCCGGCAGCGACAGCGCGGTCAGCCGGTAGCGCTCGTCCGCGGCGGCGGTGACCAGCGAGCGGACCGTGCGGTGCGCGGGGCGGGACCCGGCGATCCGCAGCGCGAGCGGGAGCCGCTCGCACAGCTCCGCCAGCTCTTCGGCGGCCTCCGGATCGGCGTCGACCCGCTCGGTGCCGAGCGCGAACCGGAGCACCTCGACCGCCGCGCCGCGGCTCAGCGGCG
This region of Saccharopolyspora hordei genomic DNA includes:
- a CDS encoding SGNH/GDSL hydrolase family protein, whose amino-acid sequence is MARSRRLPQLGSALAAAAALLAPAAHAADDLQYVALGDSAAAGPLIPDQDPNVLCFRSEVDYPQVVASLLGAQLTDVTCSGAKIDDFSGSQYGILPPQYDALSNRTDLVTVTVGGNDVQLVQAAVSCLNLLPEPVGRSCADRFTAGGRDELGDRIAALTGKVDGMLERIQQRAPNAEVVVVGYGTYLRPGGCYPHQPVWARDADYIQSSVDKLSALLRDRAQAHGARFVDLGPVSRGHDICAAPADRYYEGVVPASAAAPLHPNAQGMRAFGHAVAEAVASRAS